Proteins from a single region of Lentimicrobium saccharophilum:
- a CDS encoding glycosyltransferase family 4 protein codes for MNILMLCNKSPWPPLEGGPIAMNAMAEGLVDAGHTVKVLAINSNKYSVDPDRIPRDYRDKTRIETVYLDLSIQWLPALKCFLRRKSYHIERFISPAFARTLKDILRNEKFDIIQFETLFTTPYIPLISSYSNARLILRAHNIEHLIWQRMADNCLNPVKKFYLRHLARTLREYELSTLPTLHGIVAITAKDALWFRSQAPGVPVTDIPFGINPGTLPDEGSSISNGSRNGLFHLGSMNWQPNLEGIRWFVKKVWPELHNHFPGLTLHLAGRAMPEWLVKLKMPGLVVDGEVEDAAVYMQSHGIMVVPLFSGSGIRIKIIEGMLAGKTIITTTVGAEGIDYTDRKNILIANNKEEFIHAVRQCQADPDLVKLLGANARELVISRHNNRLLMEKLTDFYSTLLP; via the coding sequence ATGAATATCCTGATGCTCTGCAACAAATCTCCATGGCCTCCGCTCGAAGGAGGGCCCATCGCAATGAATGCCATGGCAGAAGGGCTCGTGGATGCAGGACATACGGTAAAAGTCCTTGCCATTAACAGCAATAAATACAGTGTTGACCCGGACCGCATTCCGCGGGATTACCGTGATAAAACACGGATCGAAACCGTTTATCTCGATCTTTCCATTCAATGGCTTCCTGCGCTGAAATGCTTCCTCAGGCGAAAATCATACCATATAGAAAGATTTATTTCGCCGGCTTTTGCCAGAACACTGAAAGACATTTTAAGAAATGAAAAATTCGACATTATTCAGTTTGAGACGCTTTTCACCACGCCCTATATTCCGCTGATAAGTTCCTATTCAAATGCGAGGCTGATACTAAGGGCCCATAACATCGAGCACCTTATATGGCAGCGTATGGCAGATAACTGCCTGAATCCGGTTAAAAAATTTTACCTCCGTCACCTGGCCAGGACACTCAGGGAATACGAGCTTTCCACACTTCCAACCCTTCACGGGATAGTGGCCATCACCGCCAAAGATGCTTTGTGGTTTCGCAGTCAGGCTCCGGGAGTACCTGTAACCGACATCCCTTTCGGAATAAACCCGGGCACGCTGCCGGATGAAGGGAGCAGCATAAGTAACGGCAGCAGGAACGGTCTTTTCCACCTCGGATCCATGAACTGGCAGCCAAATCTGGAAGGGATACGCTGGTTTGTAAAGAAAGTCTGGCCGGAACTGCATAACCATTTCCCCGGACTGACACTCCACCTGGCCGGCAGGGCCATGCCCGAATGGCTGGTAAAACTGAAGATGCCCGGACTTGTTGTGGACGGGGAAGTTGAGGATGCTGCCGTTTATATGCAATCACACGGCATTATGGTTGTCCCGCTCTTTTCCGGCAGCGGCATACGCATCAAAATCATCGAAGGCATGCTGGCCGGTAAAACCATCATAACTACCACGGTCGGTGCAGAGGGCATTGATTATACTGACAGGAAGAACATACTGATCGCCAATAACAAAGAAGAATTTATCCATGCAGTCAGGCAATGCCAGGCCGATCCGGACCTCGTGAAACTACTGGGGGCCAATGCCCGGGAACTCGTCATCAGCAGGCATAACAACAGACTGTTGATGGAAAAGCTGACTGATTTTTATTCCACCCTCCTCCCGTAA
- a CDS encoding glycosyltransferase — MKLVVILPRFPYPTEKGDKLRAFNQLKILSRHHNIYLCAITHQKVDESQISAVKPFCKEIRVIRQGWFAVAWNLTRALFSGLPFQAGYYYSGRAHSIIRQMIKKVQPDHIYCQLLRTAAYALEESIPKTIDFQDVFSKGIERRIPLAGIFMKPVLKLEYRRLLKYESLIFDSFDNKTIISKPDRDFIPHPGRDQILIVPNGVDHEYFRPEQREQTHELIFTGNMGYPPNINCAEYLAKKVLPIIHKTAPGVRMMLAGASPHSRVKALSSESVTVTGWVDDLRACYASAAIFLAPMQIGTGLQNKLLEAMSMHLPCITSSLCNFALNAVPGKEILIGDTPEAVAEHVLNLLRDENFRYQIAKEGYNFVQRNYSWEGATRGLIQILGS, encoded by the coding sequence ATGAAATTAGTTGTTATTCTTCCGCGTTTCCCTTATCCCACTGAAAAAGGTGATAAGCTAAGGGCATTTAACCAGTTGAAGATATTATCGCGTCACCACAATATTTATCTGTGTGCGATCACTCATCAGAAAGTAGATGAATCGCAGATTTCAGCGGTTAAGCCCTTTTGTAAGGAAATCAGGGTAATCCGTCAGGGGTGGTTTGCAGTTGCCTGGAACCTTACCAGGGCTTTATTCAGCGGCCTCCCTTTCCAGGCTGGCTATTATTATTCGGGCAGGGCACATAGTATTATCAGGCAGATGATCAAAAAAGTTCAACCCGATCACATTTACTGCCAGTTACTCAGGACAGCGGCCTATGCCCTGGAAGAAAGCATTCCGAAAACCATTGATTTTCAGGATGTGTTTTCAAAAGGCATTGAAAGGCGTATCCCCCTGGCCGGCATTTTCATGAAGCCGGTGCTAAAACTGGAGTACAGGCGTTTATTAAAATATGAGTCACTGATATTTGACAGTTTCGACAATAAAACCATCATCTCAAAGCCCGACCGCGATTTTATCCCCCATCCGGGCCGTGACCAGATTCTGATTGTGCCCAACGGGGTGGACCATGAATATTTCAGACCGGAACAACGTGAGCAGACACATGAACTGATTTTTACGGGAAACATGGGCTACCCGCCCAACATCAACTGCGCGGAATACCTGGCTAAAAAGGTGCTGCCCATTATCCACAAGACTGCCCCGGGTGTCAGGATGATGCTTGCCGGTGCATCTCCGCACAGCCGGGTAAAAGCGTTGTCATCTGAATCTGTTACAGTTACAGGCTGGGTTGACGACCTGAGGGCATGTTACGCTTCAGCCGCCATATTCCTGGCTCCCATGCAGATCGGTACCGGCCTGCAGAATAAGTTGCTTGAGGCTATGTCGATGCATCTGCCCTGTATTACCTCTTCGTTGTGTAATTTTGCACTCAATGCTGTGCCGGGAAAAGAAATCCTGATCGGCGACACCCCGGAAGCAGTAGCAGAACATGTGCTTAATCTGCTCCGGGATGAAAATTTCAGATACCAGATCGCTAAAGAAGGTTATAACTTTGTTCAGCGGAACTACAGTTGGGAGGGGGCAACCAGGGGACTGATACAAATTCTGGGGTCATAA
- a CDS encoding ATP-binding protein — MNKPGFTGLLIIFFLILASRFIYAQAGTGKDRTPVKIETRIDQVAALADESPDQAIPLAAELLKQLNKNEDKPNRAKVLKTLGGSHYNLGNDRQALEYYEQALTLYRELEDKTGIGSMLNNIGLIREIQGDYSGALKRYIEASSLFTETRKDKYLALSLTNIGNVYYTLGRFDRALEYLTQALRINEKAEDSSGLSKSYNNIGNVYLSLKDYQIALDFYNKALAINKKRNNLYSLSTSYNNIGLVYQGLNKINEAIEYNRLALELSRKINDQSGVIHSLINSGNIYFDENNIDQALIYYQEALRISNSNKQGFTHATILQNLARLRTKQNLPDEAIALYKEALDFAEKSGSLILLEDIYNGLADAWQKKGDYKRAYDYMTLYKVIADSAYNTESNDRLNRLRVSFESEQTERDNQLLRQQNIYSQLALKRQQTIRNLLIIISIIVIVSAIFLFSLNQSKKRKNTLLAERNEQIIKQKEELNLLYKEQYKLNETKNKFFSIVAHDLKSPFQSILGFSELLCSEYEHLDEAQRRDAASNILKVSTDTFRLIENLLEWGRSQTGGVYAVFKIFNIRELVVNTLPVFEPQIQTKKIRLTYDLPPLLNAWADPDMIMAVVRNLLSNAIKFTPVGGEIHLSATMTHDAVKLSVKDSGGGIPPDVMAHLFTLDPKVQRAGTMGERGTGLGLTLCREFMELNHGIIKVESEAGKGSTFTIIMQPKHHAV; from the coding sequence ATGAACAAACCAGGATTTACCGGACTACTTATAATATTCTTCCTGATTCTTGCAAGCCGGTTTATCTATGCCCAGGCCGGAACCGGAAAGGACAGAACACCGGTAAAGATTGAAACCAGGATAGATCAGGTTGCGGCCCTTGCCGACGAATCACCGGATCAGGCAATTCCCCTGGCTGCCGAGTTGCTTAAACAGCTGAATAAAAACGAAGACAAACCGAACCGGGCCAAAGTGCTTAAGACGCTGGGTGGTTCACATTACAACCTCGGCAACGACCGTCAGGCCCTGGAGTATTATGAGCAGGCCCTGACCTTATACAGGGAACTGGAGGACAAAACCGGCATAGGCAGCATGCTGAACAATATCGGTTTGATCAGGGAAATACAAGGTGATTACAGCGGAGCGCTCAAGAGATATATTGAAGCGTCGTCACTTTTTACGGAAACCAGGAAAGACAAATACCTTGCCCTCAGCCTGACGAATATCGGGAATGTTTATTATACGCTGGGGCGGTTCGACAGGGCACTTGAGTACCTGACCCAGGCCCTGCGCATCAATGAAAAGGCAGAAGACAGCTCAGGACTTTCCAAATCATACAACAACATCGGAAATGTTTATCTTAGTCTGAAAGATTACCAGATCGCCCTCGATTTTTACAACAAAGCACTGGCCATAAATAAAAAAAGAAACAACCTCTACAGTCTTTCAACCAGCTACAACAATATCGGGCTGGTATATCAGGGCTTAAACAAGATAAATGAAGCCATTGAATACAACCGGCTTGCCCTCGAACTTTCAAGAAAAATCAATGATCAGAGTGGCGTAATCCACAGCCTGATCAATTCAGGAAATATATATTTCGACGAAAACAACATCGATCAGGCGCTTATTTATTACCAGGAAGCATTGAGAATTTCAAATTCGAACAAGCAGGGATTTACCCATGCAACCATTCTTCAGAATCTGGCCAGGCTCCGCACAAAGCAGAATTTACCTGATGAAGCGATCGCACTCTATAAAGAAGCCCTTGATTTTGCAGAAAAATCCGGTTCACTGATCCTTCTGGAAGATATTTATAACGGTCTGGCAGATGCCTGGCAGAAGAAAGGCGATTATAAAAGGGCTTATGATTATATGACCCTCTACAAAGTTATTGCCGATAGTGCATACAACACGGAGAGCAACGACCGGCTGAACCGGCTAAGGGTCAGCTTTGAATCTGAGCAAACCGAACGCGACAATCAACTGCTCAGGCAACAGAATATCTATAGCCAGCTGGCGTTGAAGCGTCAGCAGACCATCCGTAACCTGCTGATCATCATTTCAATAATTGTGATTGTTTCAGCCATTTTCCTGTTTTCGCTTAACCAGTCGAAAAAACGCAAGAACACGCTGCTGGCTGAACGGAACGAGCAGATCATCAAACAAAAAGAGGAACTGAACCTGCTTTATAAAGAGCAGTACAAACTGAATGAAACCAAAAATAAATTTTTCAGTATTGTAGCACACGACCTGAAATCCCCCTTTCAGTCAATTCTTGGATTTTCTGAATTACTATGCTCTGAATATGAACATCTGGATGAAGCCCAGCGCCGGGATGCCGCCAGCAACATCCTCAAAGTGTCCACTGACACCTTCCGTTTGATTGAAAATCTGCTGGAGTGGGGACGCTCCCAAACCGGCGGCGTATATGCTGTTTTTAAAATCTTTAACATAAGGGAACTTGTAGTCAATACCCTGCCGGTATTTGAGCCTCAGATACAAACCAAAAAAATCCGGCTTACATACGACCTTCCGCCCCTGCTGAATGCCTGGGCTGATCCTGATATGATCATGGCTGTGGTAAGGAACCTGCTTTCCAACGCAATTAAATTTACTCCGGTTGGAGGCGAAATACACCTGAGTGCCACCATGACTCACGATGCTGTAAAACTTTCGGTAAAAGACTCCGGCGGAGGCATCCCGCCGGATGTGATGGCCCACCTGTTTACCCTTGATCCCAAAGTGCAGCGCGCAGGAACCATGGGCGAAAGGGGCACAGGCCTTGGCCTGACTCTGTGCCGTGAATTTATGGAGCTTAACCATGGCATCATTAAGGTAGAGAGCGAGGCCGGCAAAGGGAGCACCTTTACCATCATTATGCAGCCCAAACACCACGCCGTCTGA
- the ettA gene encoding energy-dependent translational throttle protein EttA gives MSDDKKIIFSMVGVGKVIPPNRQILKDIYLSFFYGAKIGIIGLNGSGKSSLLKIIAGLDKSYIGEVVFSPGYSVGILMQEPELDETKTVKQIVEEGVAETVSLLKAYEEVNNRFAEPMGDDEMNALIEEQGRLTELLDQHDAWELDAKLERAMDALRCPDPDQPVKTLSGGERRRVALCRLLLQEPDILLLDEPTNHLDAESIDWLEQYLRQYKGTVIAVTHDRYFLDNVAGWILELDRGEGIPWKGNYTSWLEQKSNRLAMEEKTESKRRKTLERELEWVRMAPKARHAKSKARLAAYERMMSEDVKQKEEKLEIFIPNGPRLGNKVIEARGISKAFGDKLLFENLDFSLPPAGIVGIIGPNGAGKTTLFRLIMGLEKPDSGEFSVGETVKLGYVDQAHTDIDPEKSVWEVISEGNENLQIGGRLFNSRAYVARFNFSGADQGKKAGVLSGGERNRMHLALTLRSEANVLLLDEPTNDIDVNTLRALEEGLENFAGCAVIISHDRWFLDRVATHILAFEGDSQVAFFEGGYTEYEENRKKRLGNDTPHRIRYKKLKV, from the coding sequence ATGTCAGACGATAAAAAAATCATTTTCTCCATGGTTGGAGTGGGAAAAGTCATTCCGCCCAACCGTCAGATACTTAAGGATATTTACCTCTCGTTTTTTTACGGCGCAAAAATCGGCATCATCGGTCTGAACGGATCAGGAAAATCCAGTCTGCTGAAGATCATTGCCGGGCTGGATAAAAGCTACATCGGGGAGGTTGTCTTCTCGCCCGGATACTCTGTGGGCATCCTGATGCAGGAACCCGAACTGGATGAAACAAAAACGGTAAAGCAGATCGTGGAGGAAGGCGTTGCCGAAACCGTGTCGTTGCTGAAGGCTTATGAAGAAGTAAACAACCGTTTTGCCGAGCCCATGGGCGATGATGAGATGAATGCCCTGATTGAGGAACAGGGCAGGCTAACCGAATTGCTTGACCAGCATGATGCCTGGGAACTGGATGCCAAACTTGAGCGCGCCATGGATGCACTGCGTTGTCCGGATCCTGATCAGCCGGTAAAGACCCTTTCGGGCGGCGAGCGCCGGCGGGTGGCCCTTTGCCGCCTGCTGTTGCAGGAGCCTGATATTCTTTTGCTTGACGAGCCTACCAACCACCTTGACGCGGAAAGCATTGACTGGCTTGAGCAATACCTGAGGCAGTACAAGGGCACCGTGATTGCTGTTACGCACGACCGTTACTTCCTCGATAATGTTGCCGGCTGGATACTGGAACTCGACCGCGGGGAAGGCATTCCCTGGAAAGGCAACTATACCTCATGGCTGGAACAGAAGTCGAACCGACTGGCCATGGAAGAAAAAACCGAGAGTAAACGCCGCAAGACCCTCGAGCGCGAGCTGGAATGGGTGCGTATGGCGCCGAAAGCACGGCATGCCAAGTCAAAAGCCAGGCTCGCGGCCTATGAGCGTATGATGAGCGAAGATGTTAAACAGAAGGAAGAAAAGCTGGAGATCTTTATTCCGAATGGCCCCAGGCTTGGAAATAAGGTGATTGAAGCCAGAGGCATCTCCAAGGCATTCGGCGATAAGCTACTTTTCGAAAATCTTGATTTCAGCCTCCCCCCCGCCGGCATTGTCGGGATTATCGGGCCTAACGGCGCCGGCAAAACCACCCTCTTCAGGCTGATTATGGGGCTTGAGAAACCGGATTCCGGAGAGTTCTCGGTCGGGGAAACCGTAAAACTCGGATATGTTGACCAGGCGCACACCGACATTGATCCGGAGAAATCCGTTTGGGAAGTGATCTCCGAAGGCAATGAAAACCTTCAGATCGGTGGCCGCTTGTTCAACTCCAGGGCATATGTCGCCCGGTTCAACTTCAGCGGAGCCGATCAGGGAAAAAAGGCAGGGGTGCTTTCAGGCGGAGAACGCAACAGGATGCACCTGGCGCTCACCCTGAGATCGGAAGCCAATGTGCTGCTGCTCGACGAACCCACCAACGATATTGATGTAAACACTCTCCGGGCGCTGGAGGAAGGTTTGGAAAACTTCGCCGGTTGTGCCGTCATTATCTCTCACGACCGCTGGTTCCTCGACCGTGTGGCCACCCATATCCTCGCTTTCGAGGGCGATTCTCAGGTTGCCTTCTTCGAGGGCGGATATACGGAGTATGAGGAAAATCGAAAAAAACGCCTGGGTAACGACACCCCGCACCGTATACGGTATAAAAAACTTAAGGTTTAG